One window from the genome of Vibrio vulnificus NBRC 15645 = ATCC 27562 encodes:
- the rpoH gene encoding RNA polymerase sigma factor RpoH produces MTTQAYPMALVTQDSLDGYIRSVNSYPMLTADEERDLAERLHYKGEIEAAKGLILSHLRFVVHVARGYSGYGLPMADLVQEGNIGLMKAVKRFNPEVGVRLVSFAVHWIKAEIHEYVLRNWRIVKIATTKAQRKLFFNLRKSKKRLGWFNNGEVETVARELGVEPAEVREMESRLAAVDSTFDLPNEEDDSTSVSTAPVLYLEDKSSDVADNLEAQNWEAHTNNRLAMALASLDERSQHIVRSRWLDDDKATLQDLAEMYGVSAERIRQLEKNAMKKLKMAVGEI; encoded by the coding sequence ATGACAACTCAAGCGTATCCGATGGCACTAGTAACGCAAGATAGCCTTGATGGCTACATTCGCTCGGTGAACAGCTACCCAATGCTGACCGCAGACGAAGAACGTGATCTAGCTGAACGTCTACACTACAAAGGCGAAATTGAAGCGGCAAAAGGGCTGATTCTCTCTCACCTGAGATTCGTTGTTCACGTTGCCCGCGGTTATTCTGGCTATGGTTTGCCAATGGCTGACTTAGTGCAAGAAGGCAATATTGGTCTCATGAAGGCGGTAAAACGTTTCAACCCAGAAGTTGGGGTGAGGCTGGTTTCTTTCGCGGTTCACTGGATCAAAGCGGAAATTCACGAATACGTACTACGTAATTGGCGTATTGTGAAGATCGCGACCACCAAAGCGCAGCGTAAGTTATTCTTCAATCTACGTAAGTCGAAAAAACGTCTTGGTTGGTTTAACAACGGTGAAGTCGAAACCGTGGCTCGTGAGTTGGGTGTAGAACCGGCAGAAGTGCGAGAAATGGAATCGCGTTTGGCGGCGGTCGATTCGACCTTTGATTTGCCGAATGAGGAAGACGATTCTACCTCGGTATCAACCGCTCCAGTCCTTTATCTGGAAGACAAATCTTCAGATGTGGCGGATAACCTAGAAGCGCAAAACTGGGAAGCTCACACCAATAACCGTCTTGCGATGGCATTGGCTAGCCTTGATGAGCGTAGCCAACATATTGTTCGCTCACGTTGGTTGGACGATGATAAAGCCACGCTGCAAGATCTCGCGGAAATGTATGGTGTTTCTGCGGAGCGAATCCGTCAGCTTGAAAAGAACGCGATGAAGAAACTGAAGATGGCTGTTGGCGAGATTTAG
- the glpE gene encoding thiosulfate sulfurtransferase GlpE, whose translation MEQFKHIDVQGAHALISRGEARLVDIRDPQSFAVAHAQSAFHLTNDSIVNFMQQVEFEQPVLVMCYHGISSQGAAQYLVNQGFEEVYSVDGGFEAWHRASLPVEAS comes from the coding sequence ATGGAACAGTTCAAGCATATTGATGTACAAGGCGCGCACGCGCTCATCAGCCGTGGAGAAGCACGTTTGGTGGATATTCGTGACCCGCAATCTTTTGCTGTGGCTCATGCCCAGTCGGCCTTTCATCTAACCAATGATTCGATCGTAAACTTCATGCAGCAGGTGGAGTTTGAACAGCCTGTTTTGGTGATGTGTTACCACGGCATCAGCAGTCAAGGGGCGGCTCAGTACCTAGTCAATCAAGGTTTTGAAGAGGTGTACAGTGTTGATGGTGGTTTTGAAGCTTGGCATCGCGCCAG